From one Paeniglutamicibacter psychrophenolicus genomic stretch:
- a CDS encoding methyltransferase, whose product MNNPATISFTLQGRERSARWSSANDVPPPPRIVTVDDALGADEAYRLAAAGTGMLFTGDYHNARQLLGAIARRIPDGSKAKPKRNAAVPTTAERFYKYRQARTQRARVLAMLLVPVEPGPLVALRRAPDVSKAWLNAFGPVAEPTVVSLQELLGAIGAQQWRATGLHVPALGAKIHPHYGTFAPVRGEYLDLVARAELPGTSRAFDIGTGTGVLAAILAQRGVGQVIGTDSQSRAVDCANATLEELGLSGGARAIVQDMFPAGRADVVVCNPPWLPGTPQTLLDYAVYDPKSAMLRAFLKGLPAHLSEGGQGWLVISDLAERLGLRTREQLLGWIEEAGLVVCGRDDTVPSHGRAADPTDPFHAERSAEVTSLWKLEAR is encoded by the coding sequence ATGAATAACCCGGCAACGATTTCCTTCACCCTCCAGGGGCGGGAGCGCAGCGCTCGCTGGTCCTCGGCCAACGACGTGCCCCCGCCCCCGCGCATTGTCACGGTCGATGACGCGCTGGGCGCGGACGAGGCGTACCGGCTGGCCGCCGCGGGCACCGGCATGCTCTTCACCGGGGACTACCACAACGCCCGCCAGTTGCTCGGGGCGATCGCCCGGCGCATCCCCGACGGTTCGAAGGCCAAGCCCAAGCGCAACGCCGCGGTGCCCACCACCGCCGAGCGCTTCTACAAGTACCGCCAGGCGCGCACGCAGCGCGCGCGGGTGCTGGCGATGCTGCTGGTCCCGGTGGAGCCGGGACCTCTCGTCGCGCTGCGCCGCGCCCCCGACGTCTCCAAGGCCTGGCTCAACGCCTTCGGCCCGGTCGCCGAACCCACCGTGGTGTCCCTGCAGGAACTGCTCGGGGCCATCGGCGCCCAGCAGTGGCGGGCCACCGGGCTGCACGTTCCGGCCCTCGGCGCGAAGATCCACCCGCACTACGGCACCTTCGCCCCGGTGCGCGGGGAATACCTGGACCTGGTGGCACGCGCGGAACTTCCGGGCACCTCTCGGGCCTTCGACATCGGCACCGGCACCGGGGTGCTTGCAGCGATCCTGGCCCAACGCGGCGTCGGGCAGGTCATCGGCACCGACTCGCAGTCCCGGGCCGTGGACTGCGCCAACGCCACCCTCGAAGAGCTGGGCCTTTCCGGCGGCGCGCGGGCCATCGTGCAGGACATGTTCCCGGCCGGGAGGGCGGACGTGGTGGTGTGCAACCCGCCGTGGCTGCCCGGAACCCCGCAGACGCTGCTGGACTACGCGGTCTACGACCCGAAGTCGGCCATGCTCCGCGCGTTCCTCAAGGGCCTGCCGGCGCACCTTTCCGAGGGAGGGCAGGGCTGGCTGGTCATTTCCGACTTGGCCGAGCGCCTGGGGCTGCGCACCCGCGAGCAGCTGCTGGGGTGGATCGAGGAAGCCGGGCTGGTGGTGTGCGGGCGCGATGACACCGTCCCGTCGCACGGCCGGGCCGCCGATCCCACCGACCCGTTCCACGCCGAACGCTCGGCGGAAGTCACCTCGCTGTGGAAGCTCGAGGCCAGGTAG
- a CDS encoding spermidine synthase — protein MAPTTLAAPQDGPLEGIYPIDTGTAELERDPYSPTGWLLRINDVPSSHVDLADPGHLDFEYMRWIAALIRSRFVPSEIEAAGHKLRVLHLGGGACSMARWASDTYPNARQVVVELDGKLAALVRAWFDLPRAPLLRIRVGEAGAVLATLTDATRDLLIRDVFAGDQTPKDLTTLAFTAHAARVLDADGLYIVNCGDTPALENARREAATIGAVFKHVAIVADPTMLKGRRHGNVIIAGSNAPIPAGAGFIRELLGGGVPAQHWDDATVRNFARHSAAV, from the coding sequence ATGGCACCAACCACCCTTGCCGCACCGCAGGACGGCCCGCTCGAGGGCATCTACCCCATCGACACCGGAACCGCGGAACTGGAACGGGACCCGTACTCGCCCACCGGCTGGCTGCTGCGCATCAACGACGTCCCCTCCTCGCACGTGGACCTGGCCGACCCCGGGCACCTGGACTTCGAGTACATGCGCTGGATCGCGGCCCTGATCCGTTCGCGCTTTGTCCCCTCGGAGATCGAGGCGGCGGGGCACAAGCTCAGGGTCCTGCACCTGGGCGGCGGCGCCTGCTCGATGGCCCGCTGGGCCTCGGACACCTACCCCAATGCCCGCCAGGTCGTCGTTGAACTCGACGGGAAGCTTGCCGCCCTGGTGCGCGCCTGGTTCGACCTTCCGCGCGCCCCGTTGCTGCGGATCCGCGTGGGGGAAGCCGGGGCAGTGCTGGCCACGCTCACCGACGCCACCCGCGACCTGCTCATCCGCGACGTCTTCGCCGGGGACCAGACGCCCAAGGACCTGACCACCCTGGCCTTCACCGCGCACGCGGCCCGCGTGCTCGATGCCGACGGGCTGTACATCGTCAATTGCGGGGACACCCCGGCACTGGAAAACGCCAGGCGGGAGGCCGCCACGATCGGTGCTGTCTTCAAGCACGTGGCCATCGTCGCGGACCCGACCATGCTCAAGGGCCGGCGCCACGGAAACGTCATCATCGCCGGCTCCAACGCGCCGATCCCCGCCGGGGCCGGTTTCATCCGCGAACTGCTCGGTGGCGGGGTCCCGGCCCAGCACTGGGACGATGCCACGGTGCGCAACTTCGCGCGGCACTCCGCCGCGGTCTAG
- a CDS encoding GNAT family N-acetyltransferase, translating into MTTDPCTIRLAVPEDIPAALEMKLASWEEAYGSQRPASFFANARASLEQQADWWTRGLAQGAELWIATSASGEIVGVAGGGPAADDDADTQVDIELQVLYVLASHHGTSLGERLMFQVLGDRDAVLWVLEHNPRARGFYEKHGFVADGRVEALVEDWAGLNEVRMVRRGANRG; encoded by the coding sequence GTGACTACCGATCCCTGCACCATCCGACTTGCCGTGCCCGAAGACATCCCCGCAGCCCTCGAAATGAAGCTCGCATCCTGGGAAGAAGCCTATGGCAGCCAACGGCCCGCCTCCTTCTTCGCCAACGCCCGCGCCTCCCTGGAACAGCAGGCCGACTGGTGGACCCGCGGCCTGGCCCAGGGCGCCGAGCTGTGGATCGCCACCAGCGCATCCGGCGAGATCGTTGGCGTGGCCGGCGGCGGCCCCGCGGCGGACGACGACGCTGACACGCAGGTCGACATCGAATTGCAGGTCCTCTACGTCCTGGCGTCGCACCACGGCACCTCACTTGGCGAGCGCCTGATGTTCCAGGTGCTGGGGGACCGCGACGCGGTGCTTTGGGTGCTTGAGCACAACCCGCGTGCCCGCGGGTTCTACGAGAAGCACGGCTTCGTCGCCGATGGCCGCGTCGAGGCATTGGTCGAGGACTGGGCAGGACTCAACGAGGTGCGCATGGTTCGCCGTGGTGCCAACCGTGGCTAA
- a CDS encoding O-methyltransferase, which produces MDTPAAVPDPADVDKYLVEKLLAPEPEMAKARERAHAAGLPHIEVSEVQGKFLMLLAQIAGARRVLEIGTLGGYSTTWLARGVGPDGHVTTCEYEPLHARVAADNLAACGVEDRVDIRIGAALDTLDALLAEGGEPFDLVFIDADKENNGHYIDLAIALGRSGSVIVVDNVVREGAVLRPGDPLSEAGRMVNGVRQGIDVLGSNPRLDATALQTVGAKGWDGFALAVVR; this is translated from the coding sequence ATGGACACCCCAGCTGCCGTGCCCGACCCGGCCGACGTCGACAAGTACCTGGTGGAAAAACTGCTCGCCCCGGAACCGGAAATGGCGAAGGCGCGCGAACGCGCCCACGCCGCCGGGTTGCCGCACATCGAGGTCAGCGAGGTGCAGGGCAAGTTCCTGATGCTGCTGGCCCAGATCGCCGGCGCCAGGCGGGTGCTGGAAATCGGCACCCTGGGCGGATACTCGACGACCTGGCTGGCCCGCGGGGTCGGCCCCGACGGGCACGTGACCACCTGCGAGTACGAGCCGTTGCACGCCCGGGTGGCCGCGGACAACCTTGCCGCGTGCGGGGTCGAGGACCGGGTGGATATCCGCATCGGCGCGGCCCTGGACACCCTCGATGCCCTGCTGGCCGAGGGCGGGGAACCCTTTGACCTGGTCTTCATCGACGCTGACAAGGAAAACAACGGCCACTACATCGACCTGGCCATCGCACTGGGCCGCAGCGGAAGCGTCATCGTGGTGGACAACGTGGTGCGCGAGGGCGCGGTGCTTCGGCCCGGGGATCCGCTCTCCGAGGCCGGGCGCATGGTCAACGGCGTGCGGCAGGGGATCGATGTGCTCGGCTCCAACCCGCGGCTCGACGCCACGGCGCTGCAGACCGTCGGTGCCAAGGGCTGGGACGGCTTTGCCCTGGCCGTCGTCCGCTAG
- a CDS encoding thiamine-binding protein has translation MIVAFSVAPSTDNTDGSVHEAVAAAVKVVRDSGLPNSTSSMFTELEGEWDEVMDVVKRATDAVAAYGSRVSLVLKADIRPGYTGELTGKIERLEKAINSQE, from the coding sequence ATGATTGTTGCCTTCTCTGTCGCCCCCAGCACCGACAACACCGACGGATCGGTCCACGAAGCCGTGGCCGCCGCCGTCAAGGTCGTCCGGGACTCCGGCCTGCCCAACTCCACCTCATCGATGTTCACGGAACTCGAAGGCGAATGGGATGAGGTCATGGACGTCGTCAAGCGGGCCACCGACGCCGTTGCCGCCTACGGCTCCCGGGTATCCCTGGTGCTCAAGGCAGACATCCGCCCCGGCTACACCGGCGAGTTGACAGGAAAGATCGAGCGACTGGAAAAGGCCATCAACTCACAGGAGTAG
- a CDS encoding AzlD domain-containing protein, translating into MSEMWWWILAGCAAAYGFKLLGYLVPEKILENEKMTRAAGTLTIGLLASLTIVNTVASGTTVAFDARVAALVAAGVALLLRAPFLVVVIVGAGAAALARYLGWG; encoded by the coding sequence ATGAGCGAAATGTGGTGGTGGATCCTGGCCGGCTGCGCGGCAGCCTACGGCTTCAAGCTCCTGGGCTACCTGGTCCCGGAAAAGATCCTTGAAAACGAGAAGATGACCCGTGCCGCGGGAACCTTGACCATTGGCCTGCTGGCGTCGCTGACCATCGTCAACACGGTGGCCAGCGGAACCACGGTGGCATTCGATGCACGGGTGGCGGCCCTGGTTGCCGCCGGCGTCGCACTGCTGCTGCGCGCACCGTTCCTCGTGGTGGTCATCGTCGGCGCCGGGGCCGCTGCCCTGGCGCGATACCTGGGTTGGGGCTAG
- a CDS encoding AzlC family ABC transporter permease: protein MTPATKIGASIAVATGLYAISYGALGVAAGLNLWQVMALSLLMFTGGSQFAFIGVIAGGGSPGAAFGAATLLGVRNAVYGMQIKAMLRPHGLKKLLAAQVTIDESTATAAGQSDPAEQKRGFWVAGIGVYVLWNIFTVAGALLGDALGDPKAWGLDGAAVAAFLGLLWPRLKSAEPVAIATVCALATVLAIPLVPPGVPILVAALVAGVWGYFGRGPATEGLEPDVEPRTTRENSE, encoded by the coding sequence ATGACTCCAGCAACCAAGATCGGTGCATCCATTGCGGTTGCCACGGGGCTTTACGCGATTTCCTACGGCGCGCTTGGCGTTGCCGCCGGGTTGAACCTGTGGCAGGTCATGGCGCTGAGCCTGTTGATGTTCACCGGGGGCTCGCAATTCGCCTTCATCGGCGTGATCGCCGGCGGCGGTTCCCCGGGGGCGGCCTTTGGCGCGGCGACGCTCCTGGGCGTGAGAAATGCCGTCTACGGCATGCAGATCAAGGCCATGCTCAGGCCGCACGGACTGAAAAAACTGCTGGCCGCGCAGGTGACCATCGATGAATCCACGGCCACCGCCGCCGGGCAGAGCGACCCCGCCGAACAGAAACGCGGTTTCTGGGTCGCGGGGATAGGCGTATACGTCTTGTGGAATATCTTCACCGTCGCCGGGGCCCTGCTTGGCGACGCACTGGGCGACCCCAAGGCCTGGGGCCTTGACGGCGCCGCGGTGGCGGCGTTCCTCGGGCTGCTGTGGCCCCGCCTGAAGTCGGCCGAACCGGTTGCCATTGCCACGGTGTGCGCGTTGGCCACCGTCCTGGCGATCCCGCTGGTCCCGCCGGGTGTCCCGATCCTGGTGGCGGCCCTCGTCGCGGGCGTCTGGGGCTACTTCGGGCGCGGACCTGCAACGGAGGGGCTTGAACCGGATGTCGAGCCGCGCACAACACGAGAGAATTCCGAATGA
- a CDS encoding glycerophosphodiester phosphodiesterase, translating to MRTLVYAHRGSSKAYAENTRAAYMQALADGADGIECDIHLSSDGFVVCHHDPTVDRTSDSSGRVGEKTLAELKALDFSSWKNPAIPAAFGGLHEQLVTLGELVGLLRDAGRPIGLAVEVKHPSPFGRRLEETMFEELSALGWDAGTSMLGDIHVSFMSFDPNSVRYLMERVSPEHVCQLVTEVDEEWIDELVKAGETDRAGVAAVLAQAMTAGVDLLSSGVPQLAGPGVAYMRKYPQLTDAWLARGAVFRVWTVDDPQDASYLVGRGVAQLTSNVPAAIKEHLGLGGRQGAGA from the coding sequence ATGAGAACCCTCGTCTACGCCCACCGCGGTTCGTCAAAGGCCTACGCGGAAAACACGCGCGCCGCCTACATGCAGGCCCTGGCCGACGGGGCCGACGGCATCGAATGCGACATCCACCTGAGCTCCGACGGCTTTGTGGTGTGCCACCACGACCCGACCGTCGATAGGACCTCGGACTCCAGCGGGCGGGTCGGCGAGAAGACCCTGGCCGAACTGAAGGCCCTGGATTTCTCGTCCTGGAAGAACCCGGCGATCCCGGCGGCCTTCGGGGGCCTGCACGAGCAATTGGTGACACTGGGCGAACTCGTCGGGCTCCTGCGGGACGCCGGCCGTCCCATCGGACTGGCCGTGGAGGTCAAGCATCCAAGCCCCTTCGGCAGACGGCTGGAGGAAACGATGTTTGAGGAGCTGTCGGCCCTGGGCTGGGACGCGGGGACCTCCATGCTGGGCGACATCCATGTCTCATTCATGAGCTTCGACCCGAATTCGGTGCGGTACCTGATGGAACGGGTGTCCCCTGAACACGTCTGCCAACTGGTCACCGAGGTTGACGAGGAATGGATCGATGAACTGGTCAAGGCCGGGGAAACCGACAGGGCAGGTGTCGCGGCGGTGCTGGCCCAGGCCATGACCGCGGGCGTCGACCTGCTCAGCTCCGGGGTGCCGCAGCTGGCCGGCCCGGGCGTGGCCTACATGCGCAAATACCCGCAGCTGACCGATGCGTGGCTGGCCCGCGGAGCGGTATTCCGCGTGTGGACCGTCGATGACCCGCAGGACGCCAGCTACCTCGTGGGCCGCGGGGTCGCCCAACTCACCAGCAACGTTCCGGCGGCCATCAAGGAACATCTCGGACTGGGCGGGCGGCAGGGAGCCGGGGCGTAG
- a CDS encoding DUF445 domain-containing protein yields MTSTGFGLAAASDAAKAVALRKMKRLATSLLVVFAVVFAVAFALQHSYPWLEYVRAAAEGGMVGALADWFAVTALFKHPMGLKIPHTAIIPRKKDQIGESLGQFVQENFLSREVVDAKLQQFDVSRSVGTWLAKDEAATRVAQEVSTVARAVLEVLDDRDVLALLESLAKKHMLEPVWSSTLGRIMARVVADGHHKPAVDLLAERAEQWVTGNRVMIVSLVAERSPSWVPAVVDTLLGEKLHRELHKFVRAVRENPHHPMRLSIDAWLEKFATDMQDDDEMIAKVEALKHSVLGDAQLRDLAATSWSSIKAGLIDAMENPESELRRSMIAAIRDLGARLRDDAQLAAKVNGWVGNAVGYIVENYRGQITSLITETVARWDGRETSEKIELQVGRDLQFIRINGTVVGSLAGLAIFTVANALLR; encoded by the coding sequence ATGACATCGACAGGATTCGGCCTTGCCGCAGCAAGCGATGCCGCCAAGGCGGTCGCGCTGCGCAAGATGAAACGCCTGGCCACGTCCTTGCTGGTGGTCTTTGCCGTGGTCTTTGCCGTGGCCTTCGCGCTGCAGCACAGCTACCCGTGGCTGGAGTATGTGCGGGCGGCGGCCGAGGGCGGGATGGTTGGCGCATTGGCCGACTGGTTCGCTGTCACCGCCCTGTTCAAGCACCCCATGGGGCTCAAGATCCCGCACACCGCGATCATCCCGCGCAAGAAAGACCAGATCGGCGAGAGCCTGGGCCAGTTCGTGCAGGAAAACTTCCTCTCCCGGGAGGTCGTGGACGCCAAGCTGCAGCAATTCGATGTCTCGCGCAGCGTCGGGACATGGCTGGCCAAGGACGAGGCGGCCACCCGGGTAGCCCAGGAGGTTTCCACGGTGGCCCGGGCGGTGCTGGAGGTCCTGGACGACCGCGACGTGCTGGCCCTGTTGGAATCCCTGGCCAAGAAACACATGCTCGAACCCGTTTGGTCCTCGACCCTGGGGCGGATCATGGCGCGCGTGGTTGCCGACGGGCACCACAAGCCCGCGGTGGATCTGCTGGCCGAACGTGCCGAGCAGTGGGTGACAGGCAACCGGGTCATGATCGTGTCCCTGGTCGCCGAGCGTTCCCCCTCCTGGGTCCCGGCGGTGGTCGACACCTTGCTGGGCGAGAAACTTCACCGCGAACTGCACAAGTTCGTCCGTGCCGTGCGCGAGAATCCGCACCACCCGATGCGGCTGAGCATCGATGCGTGGCTGGAGAAATTCGCCACCGACATGCAGGACGACGACGAAATGATCGCCAAGGTCGAGGCCCTGAAGCATTCGGTGCTGGGGGATGCGCAATTGCGTGATCTTGCGGCCACCAGCTGGTCCTCGATCAAGGCCGGCCTGATCGACGCCATGGAAAACCCGGAATCGGAGTTGCGCCGGTCAATGATCGCGGCGATCCGCGACCTCGGCGCCAGGCTGCGCGACGACGCGCAGCTCGCGGCGAAGGTCAACGGGTGGGTGGGCAACGCCGTGGGCTACATCGTGGAAAACTACCGCGGGCAGATCACGTCGCTGATCACCGAGACCGTGGCCCGCTGGGACGGGCGGGAAACCAGCGAAAAGATCGAGTTGCAGGTGGGCAGGGACCTGCAGTTCATTCGCATCAACGGCACGGTCGTGGGTTCCCTGGCGGGACTGGCCATCTTCACGGTGGCCAACGCGCTGCTGCGTTAG
- a CDS encoding DUF2871 domain-containing protein — protein MMRLLYTAFAFGITGVLSGLYYRELTKANDFMDRSASQLPLVHTHLLVLGFVFLLIVLALEKIFGISAAAPRAFTWFYWLWTVGVAVTGGMMLVKGTLVVLGTDASSAAFAGIAGLGHISLTVAVVVLFVSLRTALMKADTLGPVAPALGGR, from the coding sequence ATGATGCGCCTGCTGTACACCGCCTTTGCCTTTGGAATCACCGGGGTCCTCTCGGGCCTGTACTACCGGGAGCTGACCAAGGCCAACGACTTCATGGACCGCTCGGCGTCCCAGCTGCCGCTGGTCCACACCCACCTGCTGGTGCTTGGCTTCGTGTTCCTGCTCATCGTGCTGGCGCTGGAGAAGATCTTTGGAATCTCCGCCGCCGCCCCGCGCGCCTTCACCTGGTTCTACTGGCTCTGGACCGTTGGCGTCGCGGTGACCGGAGGCATGATGCTCGTCAAGGGCACGCTGGTGGTGCTGGGCACCGACGCAAGCTCCGCGGCCTTCGCCGGGATTGCCGGCCTGGGACACATTTCCCTGACCGTTGCCGTGGTCGTGCTGTTTGTTTCCCTGCGGACGGCACTGATGAAGGCCGACACGCTCGGCCCGGTTGCGCCGGCGCTCGGCGGTCGCTGA
- a CDS encoding alpha/beta hydrolase gives MDEGIYSRPAPQREGTDLVVVLHGYGSNPERMTGWFDELPPHATGVALRGPMDVGGDRGWFLLDYFLANDFAQVVAAAQRVFDWQDRHARGYRSISLLGHSQGMAMATTLHRLRPGTYKALVGLSGFVLSNELLNLTDAVPEPGKAIPCFWGRDPHDVVINPDAIDHTDRWLDQNTALTARTYPEMGHGFGADERRDVRNFLKHYLAP, from the coding sequence ATGGATGAGGGAATCTATTCGCGCCCGGCACCGCAGCGTGAAGGCACCGACCTGGTTGTGGTGCTGCACGGGTACGGCTCCAACCCCGAGCGGATGACGGGCTGGTTCGACGAACTACCGCCCCACGCCACCGGGGTGGCACTGCGCGGCCCGATGGATGTGGGCGGGGACCGCGGCTGGTTCCTGCTGGACTACTTCCTGGCCAACGACTTTGCCCAGGTCGTCGCCGCCGCCCAGCGGGTCTTCGACTGGCAGGACCGCCATGCCCGTGGTTACCGCTCGATCAGCCTGCTCGGGCATTCCCAGGGCATGGCCATGGCCACCACGCTGCACCGGTTGCGGCCCGGAACCTACAAGGCCCTCGTGGGACTGAGCGGCTTCGTGCTTTCCAACGAGCTGCTGAACCTCACCGACGCGGTCCCCGAACCCGGGAAGGCGATCCCGTGCTTCTGGGGGCGGGACCCGCATGATGTGGTGATCAACCCGGATGCCATCGACCACACGGACCGGTGGCTGGACCAAAACACGGCGCTGACCGCTCGCACCTACCCGGAGATGGGGCACGGGTTCGGAGCGGACGAACGCCGCGACGTGCGCAACTTCCTCAAGCACTACCTGGCGCCCTGA
- a CDS encoding alanine racemase → MPTTPDAPPARHAGDRERFTSYSRALEQAGLDSRPVGILDLDDFDANAAELSRRAGSKPIRVASKSLRIRFAVQRALARRGYAGVLAFSLHEAIWLAESGIRDIVVGYPCTDTAALAALAASEVALEQVTLMVDDTAQLDALAAAAPNHPPVQVAIELDASYRPVRWVGIGAARSPLRTAADVAALGAAIMHRRNLALVGMMAYEGQIAGVPNAVPGPRGMIVRRMQRASAADIGDRRAQAVAALSSMAELRFVNGGGTGSLESTAAEAAVSEVAAGSGLIGPGLFDGYRGFKPRPALHFGLQVVRRPGPGIVTVHGGGWIASGPPGTDRQPTIAWPRGLKYRGTEGAGEVQTPLAGAAANTLALGDTVYFRHAKAGELAEHLNEVAVYSAGRIIECQPTYRGEGKAFL, encoded by the coding sequence GTGCCAACCACCCCTGATGCACCACCCGCCCGCCACGCCGGTGACCGCGAACGCTTTACGTCCTATTCCCGGGCGCTGGAACAAGCCGGCCTGGATTCAAGACCCGTGGGAATCCTTGACCTTGACGACTTCGACGCGAATGCCGCGGAATTGTCCCGGCGCGCCGGGTCCAAACCCATCCGCGTGGCCTCCAAGTCCCTGCGCATCCGCTTTGCGGTGCAACGCGCGCTGGCACGCCGCGGCTACGCGGGGGTGCTGGCCTTCAGCCTCCACGAGGCCATCTGGCTTGCCGAATCGGGAATCCGGGACATCGTCGTGGGATACCCATGCACCGATACGGCAGCACTTGCGGCACTGGCCGCCAGCGAAGTGGCCCTGGAACAGGTGACCCTGATGGTCGATGACACGGCCCAGCTCGACGCCCTGGCAGCAGCGGCCCCGAACCACCCGCCCGTGCAGGTCGCGATCGAGCTGGATGCCTCCTACCGGCCGGTGCGCTGGGTGGGCATCGGCGCGGCGCGCTCCCCGCTGCGCACCGCGGCCGACGTTGCGGCACTGGGGGCAGCGATCATGCACCGCAGGAACCTGGCTCTGGTGGGGATGATGGCCTACGAGGGGCAGATCGCCGGGGTCCCGAATGCCGTACCGGGACCGCGCGGGATGATCGTGCGCCGCATGCAGCGGGCCTCGGCCGCCGACATCGGCGATCGCCGCGCGCAGGCGGTGGCTGCACTTTCCTCGATGGCCGAGCTGCGCTTCGTCAACGGCGGGGGCACCGGATCGCTGGAATCCACGGCGGCCGAGGCGGCCGTGAGCGAGGTTGCCGCCGGTTCCGGGCTCATCGGACCCGGGCTCTTTGACGGGTACCGGGGATTCAAGCCGCGCCCGGCCCTGCACTTCGGGCTGCAGGTGGTGCGCCGCCCCGGCCCGGGGATCGTGACCGTGCACGGCGGGGGCTGGATCGCCTCGGGCCCGCCGGGCACCGACAGGCAGCCGACCATCGCCTGGCCCAGGGGGCTGAAGTACCGCGGCACCGAGGGCGCCGGCGAGGTGCAGACCCCGCTGGCGGGCGCCGCCGCGAACACCCTGGCATTGGGCGACACCGTGTATTTCCGCCACGCCAAGGCCGGGGAGCTGGCCGAGCACCTTAACGAGGTGGCGGTGTATTCCGCCGGGCGCATCATCGAATGCCAACCCACCTATCGCGGGGAAGGGAAGGCATTCCTGTGA
- a CDS encoding D-arabinono-1,4-lactone oxidase, which yields MRTARLEGLDRNGTWRNWAASVVARPSGTAAPGSEDEISTLLAGANDSGTRLKVVGGGHSFTPIAASDGLLLSLDALTGIVHVDAATARVRFRAGTRLRDVARLLEPHGLALANMGDIDHQSLAGAISTSTHGTGLGFTGFSGMVTALRLVLPDGSARECSPTSNPDLFQAARVGLGALGVLTEVTLQCVPRFKLRALEAPEPLEGMLESFVERCAGTDHLEFYWFPHTEVALAKTNKRLPDNTASDPVPLRSRLIDDELLGNGAFALTCRLGAALPWMVPRLNRFAARALAVREYTDQSERVFVAPRRVRFREMEYAIPLGALPAAFNQVRRVVEAYPQKISFPLEVRSAAADDTWLGTATGRETAYIAVHRYAREPAGDFLASVEKVFTEFDGRPHWGKLHTRDGAFFEAAYPRFGDFLAQRDAVDPHGTLLNEHLRHILGR from the coding sequence GTGAGGACGGCACGGCTCGAGGGCCTGGACCGGAACGGGACCTGGCGCAACTGGGCGGCAAGCGTCGTGGCCCGCCCCTCCGGAACGGCCGCCCCGGGCAGCGAGGACGAGATCTCCACCCTGCTGGCCGGGGCCAACGATTCCGGCACTCGGCTGAAGGTGGTCGGCGGCGGGCATTCCTTCACACCGATCGCCGCCAGCGACGGGCTGCTGCTGAGCCTCGATGCGCTGACCGGGATCGTGCACGTCGATGCGGCCACGGCCCGGGTGCGTTTCCGCGCCGGGACGCGGCTGCGGGACGTGGCGCGCCTGCTGGAACCCCACGGTCTGGCGCTGGCCAACATGGGCGACATCGACCACCAGTCGCTGGCCGGGGCGATCAGTACCTCCACGCACGGGACCGGGCTGGGCTTCACCGGTTTCTCCGGAATGGTCACCGCGCTGCGCCTGGTGCTGCCCGACGGCAGCGCGCGCGAGTGCTCACCAACGTCCAACCCGGATTTGTTCCAGGCCGCCCGAGTGGGCCTCGGCGCGCTGGGAGTGCTCACCGAGGTCACCCTCCAATGCGTCCCGCGCTTCAAGTTGCGCGCGCTCGAGGCCCCCGAACCGCTGGAGGGCATGCTCGAATCCTTCGTGGAACGCTGCGCGGGCACCGACCATTTGGAGTTCTACTGGTTCCCGCACACCGAGGTGGCCCTGGCCAAGACCAATAAGCGGTTGCCCGACAACACGGCCAGCGACCCGGTGCCGCTGCGCTCGCGGCTCATCGACGACGAGCTGCTGGGCAACGGGGCCTTCGCACTGACCTGCAGGCTGGGGGCTGCCCTGCCCTGGATGGTGCCGAGGCTGAACCGCTTTGCCGCCAGGGCGCTGGCGGTGCGCGAATACACCGACCAGTCCGAGCGCGTGTTCGTGGCCCCGCGCAGGGTCCGCTTCCGCGAAATGGAGTACGCCATCCCGCTCGGAGCCCTTCCCGCGGCCTTCAACCAGGTGCGCCGGGTCGTGGAGGCCTACCCGCAGAAGATCTCCTTCCCGCTGGAGGTCAGGTCGGCCGCGGCGGACGACACCTGGCTGGGCACCGCGACGGGCCGGGAGACGGCATACATTGCCGTGCATCGCTACGCGCGGGAACCGGCCGGGGACTTCCTGGCAAGCGTGGAAAAGGTTTTCACGGAATTCGACGGGCGCCCGCACTGGGGAAAGCTGCACACCCGCGACGGCGCATTCTTCGAGGCCGCCTACCCGCGCTTCGGCGACTTCCTGGCCCAACGCGATGCCGTCGACCCGCACGGGACGCTGCTGAACGAGCACCTGCGCCACATCCTGGGAAGGTGA